A region of Leishmania panamensis strain MHOM/PA/94/PSC-1 chromosome 33 sequence DNA encodes the following proteins:
- a CDS encoding Golgi reassembly stacking protein (GRASP)-like protein (TriTrypDB/GeneDB-style sysID: LpmP.33.2490) — translation MGQDNGSAKGDPPRQTATGGAERSLPAGSASTAPSVASVPLSGVVGFQVVRLLPYSPAHKAGLVPFFDIITALDHVLLDSEGEQGMQFFKSYVVNHRGQSVCFTTYNLYCRGYRDVYCVPSDEWSGGGLLGCSIEWTRADACPERCVHVVDVLECSPAAYSRELKANRDYIVGMQIAQEPLITLIRNQKDLYSRLEAWHEEQRWALERKQRFPDETVEVPHVLLFLVYNSENNTVKEVGVEMGTVPETALGISVATGLLHIIPSIDTSASLANGSSLPVMSKFMSVGPSVAMLASAQHQQHQTLQESPTTVLVGAASHPPEQPLEPKDCLPQPPHWPLSEETHLRCDVTDSPAAPTTHPRESPVESYQQPYSQWPQPQHQSAETALYPMPPPASCGIIPPPHDGDAGVTTAAVQTGQETFNPFANEESPDYDVLEGAPLARGTSVVADCQLGQHTLTKEQLPSSSRLPPPFSPPPSSASLPAEVNGSHNHDAAPASYFPPPPPPPPQPLPMTAMPIFSSQRMPPPLHFPVFPGAAAAKRTPE, via the coding sequence ATGGGCCAGGACAATGGCAGTGCAAAAGGGGACCCGCCTAGACAGACCGCCACCGGCGGAGCAGAGCGTTCGCTGCCTGCCGGTTCCGCCTCGACGGCCCCATCGGTAGCCTCTGTCCCACTTTCTGGTGTCGTGGGCTTTCAGGTGGTTCGACTGCTGCCGTACAGCCCTGCTCACAAGGCCGGCCTCGTTCCTTTCTTTGACATTATCACTGCTCTCGACCACGTTCTTCTCGActcagagggagagcaggggATGCAGTTCTTCAAGAGTTACGTGGTGAACCACCGTGGCCAGTCCGTCTGCTTCACCACATACAACTTGTACTGCCGCGGCTACCGCGACGTTTACTGCGTCCCGTCAGACGAAtggagcggtggtggcctGCTCGGGTGCAGCATCGAGTGGACTCGCGCGGACGCTTGCCCGGAGCGCTGTGTGCATGTTGTTGACGTGCTGGAGTGCAGCCCAGCCGCGTACTCCAGAGAACTCAAGGCGAATCGCGACTACATTGTCGGCATGCAGATTGCCCAGGAGCCACTCATTACACTTATAAGGAATCAGAAGGACCTCTACAGCCGACTGGAGGCATGGCatgaggagcagcgctggGCGCTGGAGCGGAAGCAGCGCTTCCCGGATGAGACGGTAGAGGTGCCGCATGTGCTGCTATTCCTGGTGTACAATAGCGAGAACAACACTGtcaaggaggtgggggtggagatGGGCACAGTCCCAGAGACAGCACTGGGCATTAGCGTTGCCACGGGCCTGTTGCACATAATCCCTTCAATCGACACCTCCGCCAGTCTCGCCAACGGGTCCTCGTTGCCGGTCATGAGCAAATTCATGTCTGTCGGTCCGAGCGTTGCGATGCTGGCAAGCGcgcaacatcagcagcatcAGACTCTGCAAGAGTCTCCTACCACTGTACTTGTGGGAGCGGCATCTCACCCGCCGGAGCAGCCTCTGGAACCAAAGGACTGTTTACCACAACCACCACATTGGCCTTTATCGGAGGAGACGCATCTGCGCTGTGACGTCACTGACTCGCCGGCCGCGCCCACGACGCACCCGCGCGAGTCACCAGTGGAGTCGTATCAGCAACCGTACTCCCAATggccgcagccacagcaccaATCGGCGGAGACGGCCCTCTACCCGATGCCACCGCCGGCTTCCTGCGGCATAATTCCGCCGCCGCATGATGGTGATGCAGGGGTAACCACAGCTGCTGTACAAACAGGGCAGGAGACGTTTAACCCTTTTGCGAATGAGGAGTCTCCGGACTATGACGTCCTGGAGGGTGCACCACTGGCACGCGGGACATCAGTGGTGGCCGACTGCCAGCTGGGACAACATACACTCACGAAGGAACAGTTACCCTCATCGTCGcgcctgccaccgccgttcTCACCTCCCCCATCTTCAGCGAGTCTTCCTGCCGAAGTGAACGGCTCGCACAACCACGACGCTGCTCCGGCCTCCTAttttcccccacccccaccaccaccaccgcaaccGCTACCCATGACGGCCATGCCCATCTTCTCCAGTCAAAGAATGCCCCCTCCACTGCACTTCCCGGTGTTtcctggtgcagctgcagcgaagcGCACGCCGGAGTAG
- a CDS encoding heat shock protein, putative (TriTrypDB/GeneDB-style sysID: LpmP.33.2500), with protein MGFKTETRQLLDIVACSLYSDKEVFIRELVSNASDALEKRHLLELSNPEYARDPDDEAPLIALSCNQSKSRFIIRDTGIGMTREELTENLGTIAGSGSKAFVRELQSSGQSAAEKIIGQFGVGFYACFMVAKSVKVYSRSAKKGSKGYVWESEGTGTFKVTECEGVEKGTKIVLDVKDTELSFCTPQVVERVLKKYSNFVSYEITLNGGKVNTVEALWMKDKNDVTNEEHIDFYKFISGSYDSPMFRLHYSIDAPMSVRALLYVPQSHTEKYGGGRMEAGVNLYSRRVLIQSKAKGLLPDWLRFIKGAVDSESIPLNVSREHTQDGSMMRRLSTILTKRIIRWFEEESKRDRSKYERFIQEYGPFLKEGVCTDQVHKMELAKLLRFQTTKSDIDYPYISLDNYRDRMQPNQTHIYYLNLPSKEMALQSPYYEQYKEHELEVLICTEPIDDFVMQHLDTYAKHKLQNIEMFDASLDGYVQHKKKLEGEKNDDVAVKKQLNDVQVKALSDFIAKRLVGRVGVVKSTDRLRDSPAVLADHEAAQMRKIYRMTGQAAGPPPKYNLQFNPQHPLIRKLYTLSQSEATEEVETAGLLTEQIFDNAIIAAGLLEDPRSIVTRLNTIMSRMVEKVPEPSADK; from the coding sequence ATGGGCTTCAAGACGGAGACCCGCCAGCTACTGGACATCGTCGCATGCAGTCTGTACAGCGACAAGGAGGTGTTCATCCGCGAGCTGGTGTCCAACGCCAGCGACGCACTGGAAAAGCGCCACCTACTTGAGCTCAGCAACCCCGAGTACGCCCGCGACCCGGACGACGAGGCCCCACTGATTGCCCTCTCCTGCAACCAGAGCAAGAGTCGCTTCATCATCCGTGATACCGGTATTGGCATGACCCGGGAGGAACTGACAGAAAACCTGGGCACGATCGCTGGCTCCGGCTCGAAGGCGTTCGTGCGCGAGCTTCAGAGCAGCGGTCAGTCGGCAGCCGAGAAGATCATTGGCCAATTTGGCGTCGGCTTCTACGCATGTTTTATGGTGGCCAAGAGCGTCAAGGTTtacagccgcagcgccaagaAAGGCTCGAAGGGCTATGTGTGGGAGTCAGAGGGAACCGGCACCTTCAAGGTGACAGAGTGCGAGGGCGTCGAGAAGGGAACCAAGATTGTGCTGGATGTGAAGGACACGGAGCTGTCTTTCTGCACGCCAcaggtggtggagcgggTGCTGAAGAAGTACAGCAACTTTGTGTCCTACGAGATCACTCTTAATGGCGGTAAGGTAAACACCGTCGAGGCGCTTTGGATGAAGGACAAGAACGACGTCACCAACGAAGAGCACATTGACTTCTACAAGTTTATCTCAGGCTCCTATGACAGCCCCATGTTCCGCCTTCACTACTCCATCGATGCTCCGATGAGCGTGCGGGCGCTACTGTACGTGCCGCAGTCGCACACGGAGAAGTACGGCGGTGGTCGTATGGAGGCGGGTGTGAATCTCTATTCTCGCCGCGTGCTGATTCAGTCCAAAGCGAAGGGACTGCTGCCAGACTGGCTGCGCTTCATCAAGGGTGCCGTGGACAGCGAGTCTATCCCGCTGAACGTGTCGCGCGAGCACACGCAGGACGGCAGCATGATGCGTCGGCTGAGCACGATCCTGACCAAGCGGATTATTCGCTGGtttgaggaagagagcaagcGGGACCGCAGCAAGTACGAGCGCTTCATTCAGGAGTACGGCCCTTTCCTGAAGGAGGGCGTGTGCACGGACCAGGTGCACAAGATGGAGCTCgcaaagctgctgcgcttccaGACGACCAAGTCCGACATCGACTACCCTTACATCTCTCTGGATAACTACCGCGACCGTATGCAGCCGAACCAGACACACATCTACTACCTGAACTTGCCAAGCAAggagatggcgctgcagtcACCCTATTACGAGCAGTACAAGGAGCACGAACTTGAGGTGCTTATCTGCACCGAGCCGATTGACGACTTTGTCATGCAGCACCTCGACACCTACGCGAAGCACAAGCTGCAGAACATCGAGATGTTTGACGCCAGCCTTGACGGCTACGTGCAACACAAGAAGAAGctggagggagagaagaacgatGACGTGGCCGTGAAGAAGCAGCTGAATGACGTCCAGGTCAAGGCGCTTTCTGACTTCATCGCCAAGCGACTCGTCGGTCGTGTCGGCGTTGTCAAGTCGACGGACCGCCTACGCGACAGCCCTGCCGTGCTGGCGGACCACGAGGCGGCCCAGATGCGCAAGATCTACCGTATGACGGGCCAGGCCGCTGGCCCACCGCCAAAGTACAACCTCCAGTTTAACCCCCAGCACCCTCTCATTCGAAAGCTCTACACACTGTCGCAGTCGGAGGCGACCGAGGAAGTGGAGACGGCTGGACTGTTAACGGAGCAGATCTTCGACAACGccatcatcgctgctggtCTTCTCGAGGACCCTCGCAGCATTGTAACGCGCCTCAACACAATCATGTCGCGCATGGTCGAGAAGGTACCGGAGCCGTCTGCGGACAAGTGA
- a CDS encoding ras-like small GTPase, putative (TriTrypDB/GeneDB-style sysID: LpmP.33.2510), whose translation MGSHTKKSGKGGGGTHARQARRRQQQGQAKVLKKDLGVPDLKEVAQRLTQTAQRRTHSVLSIPHLHGVEGASGSRLSSSGVSGGVHRLVNFVRGSGTFGKGGACSQIRGKVPQQVAQNADPAGVAESTLTDRRREMRMLALRTSEKVHDYEVPMHLYRQDGLGNGRAEEDDMWEEDVTRRGQDRSLRRFFKEFHRVVENCDVLLQVLDARDPLGCRLTQLEKNIRSTYGEEQKKIVVVLNKVDMMPSKEVLDAWINYFEQQEQLICIPFAATAKGSLGQTYVANLFRRLRSLARSDETGERKAIVVGVIGYPNVGKSSIINALKRKHVVGVGNMPGFTTGNTEVELRSDIRVMDCPGVVSPGEDNGDVVLRNAIRVSELVNPFLPVQRLLQRCTAVQQADDYDNTDVTAHQALRNSGLHPLALFYGINQFRENDVMDFIEQVGMRRGRLTRGGQVDEEATARMILADWNDGRIPYYTYPPAVDELLLRSDDAYRAVRSSCFGGGVEEKGVQVELVSAPARGVTLDGLPTFHLHMDLIEERHTKKRCKQNNMKCDDTDADDGDEML comes from the coding sequence ATGGGTAGTCACACCAAAAAAAGTGGcaagggcggtggcggcacgcATGCGCGGCAGgcccggcggcggcagcagcagggtcAGGCCAAGGTGCTCAAGAAGGATCTTGGTGTGCCTGACctgaaggaggtggcgcagcgcctgaCTCAGAcggcacagcggcgcacgcacagcgtCTTGAGCATCCCGCATTTGCACGGTGTCGAGGGGGCCAGCGGGTCCAGACtaagcagcagtggcgtgaGTGGTGGAGTTCATCGCCTCGTCAACTTTGTGCGCGGCAGTGGGACTTTCGGGAAGGGTGGCGCCTGCTCTCAAATTCGCGGTAAGGTCCCGCAGCAAGTTGCTCAGAATGCAGACCCCGCTGGAGTGGCCGAGTCCACCTTGACGGACCGTCGTCGTGAGATGCGGATGCTGGCGCTCCGTACCTCAGAAAAAGTGCACGACTACGAGGTTCCCATGCACCTATACCGCCAGGACGGTCTCGGCAACGGCCGCGCTGAGGAAGACGACATGTGGGAGGAAGATGTGACGCGCCGAGGGCAGGATCGCTCACTGCGGCGCTTCTTCAAAGAGTTTCATCGCGTTGTCGAGAACtgcgatgtgctgctgcaggtgctggaCGCACGCGACCCGCTCGGGTGCCGACTTACGCAGCTAGAGAAGAATATCCGCTCAACCTACggcgaggagcagaagaagatcGTTGTTGTGCTCAACAAGGTGGACATGATGCCCTCCAAGGAGGTGCTAGATGCGTGGATCAACTACTTtgagcagcaagagcagctcATATGCATCCCGTTtgcagccaccgccaagGGTTCACTGGGGCAGACGTACGTAGCGAACCTGTTTCGACGCCTGCGATCACTAGCTCGCAGCGACGAGACAGGCGAACGCAAGGCTATTGTTGTTGGGGTGATTGGCTATCCGAATGTAGGAAAGAGCTCCATCATCAACGCATTGAAACGCAAGCACGTCGTTGGCGTCGGTAACATGCCCGGGTTTACGACAGGCAACAccgaggtggagctgcggtCTGACATCCGGGTGATGGACTGCCCTGGTGTGGTAAGCCCCGGCGAGGACAACGGTGACGTGGTCCTGCGCAACGCCATTCGGGTTAGCGAGCTCGTAAATCCGTTCCTGCCAGTGCAGCGGCTTCTGCAGCGAtgcacggcggtgcagcaggctGATGACTACGACAACACCGACGTCACCGCACAccaggcgctgcgcaacaGCGGGCTGCACCCGTTGGCTCTGTTCTACGGCATCAATCAGTTCCGTGAGAACGACGTGATGGATTTCATTGAGCAGGTCGGGATGCGTCGTGGAAGGTTGACACGCGGCGGCCAGGTGGATGAAGAAGCTACAGCCCGCATGATCTTGGCAGACTGGAACGATGGCCGCATCCCGTACTACACGTATCCGCCCGCCGTGGACGAGCTCCTTCtgcgcagcgacgacgctTACCGTGCTGTCAGAAGCAGTTGcttcggtggtggtgttgagGAGAAGGGTGTGCAGGTGGAGCTGGTGTCGGCGCCAGCGCGCGGCGTCACACTAGACGGACTACCCACATTTCACCTTCACATGGACCTGATCGAGGAGCGGCACACGAAGAAGCGGTGTAAGCAAAATAACATGAAGTGCGACGACACTGACGCCGACGATGGGGACGAGATGCTCTAG